The nucleotide sequence CATCATGAATCTGTTTAACATAATTTCCGAAATCGAACAAGTGGATGCTGAAGCCGCCGACCGGTACAGCTTCTATTCCCGCCGGAACCTGCTGCGGGTTGGCTCTAACCTGGCTGCAGCGGCTATCCCAACGTTTTTTGCCGCCACCGCTAACCAGGCCTTTGCGCAATCGGCAGGCCCGTCGCAGGCAGCCGTCGACGTTCTCAATTACGCCCTGACGCTGGAATACCTCGAAGATGAATTTTACCGTCTTGGCCGGAATGCCAGTGGACTGATTCCCACCACGGATCGGGCGATTATGGACCAGATCAGCAAACACGAGGCTGCTCACGTAGCCCTGCTGAAGGGTGCCCTGGGCTCGGTGGCGGTTGCTAAACCAACGTTTAAGTTTCCGGCGGATGCCTTCACCAACTACCAGACGTTTCTGACGCTTGCTCAGGCGTTTGAGGACACGGGCGTTCGGGCCTATAAGGGACAGGCAGGTGCACTCATCAACGACAAAGCTATTCTGCAGGTGGCTCTGCAAATCCACTCGGTCGAAGCCCGGCACGCGTCGGAAGTACGTCGGCTACGGGGTCAGAAGGGCTGGGTTTCCGATACGTCGGCCACAACAACCATGCAGGCAGGCGTCGATCTGAAAACCCTGACCGGCAAACCGGAAAGCGCGATTCGGGAGGCTTTCGACGAACCATTAACAAAAGACCAGGTGCTGGCTATTGTTAAGCCATATCTGGCCTAGGCTCTATCTGGTGCTGGCTAACGCACAGATAATTTAGGGAGGGTGATGAAAGGCATCGGGGTTTTCTCCGGTGCCTTTTTTGTTCCCAGTTTCGCAAACAAACCTTTTTTTGTTGTTTGCAGTCAGTTTCGCCCAGTGTGGCGGCTTAGCTGTATGAAATTCGTTCGTATTCTCTTAAAAGCCCTTCTTGGGCTTATTGTATTTATTCTGCTGTTTCTGGCCATTAGCCTGGCTCCCGTCGACGAAACTCCTTACCAGCAGATGCCTTACTACCGCCAGACGAAGCAACGCCTGGCGCAGCTTCGGGAACCTAAAGCCGGTCAGGCTCCGCTCCGGGCAGGCTGGGCAAAAACGAATATTACGCCCCCCTACACAACCCCTACGGGCGGCTACGGCGTCCGGCGCGGCAAGCACTGGCATATCGTCAGCGACTCTATTTACGCGCGGGCCATCGTGCTCAGCAATGGCACCACAACCGTCGCTGTGGTCGGGCTGGACCTGCTGATTACTCCGCCTACTGTCACTGAGGCTCTGAAGAAACGCCTGCCCGAAGTGGGTTTGCACTGGGAGAACATATACATGGGTGCCATTCATTCGCACAACAGCATAGGCGGCTGGGCGCCAGGACTGGTTGGTCAGTTAATTGCGGGCGGCTACGACGAAAAGATCGTTACGCGTATCACCGACGGGGTGCTGACGGCCATTCGTCAGGCGCAGCGTACAATGGCTCCAGTACAGATTGGTTTTAGTCAGACCGATGCCTCGGATCTGATCTATAACCGCATCGGCAACGCCGGCCCAACCGGGCCGCTGGACGGAGCGGTTCGCTTACTGAAACTACAGAAACCCACCGGCGAATCGGCTCTGCTTTGCTCGTTTGCGGGGCATGCCACTTTGTTCGACGGCAGCAACGGCGACTACCTCAGCCGCGACTATCCCGGCTCATTAGTCGACAGGCTAGAGAAAAAAAGCGCCAGCTTTG is from Spirosoma taeanense and encodes:
- a CDS encoding neutral/alkaline non-lysosomal ceramidase N-terminal domain-containing protein produces the protein MKFVRILLKALLGLIVFILLFLAISLAPVDETPYQQMPYYRQTKQRLAQLREPKAGQAPLRAGWAKTNITPPYTTPTGGYGVRRGKHWHIVSDSIYARAIVLSNGTTTVAVVGLDLLITPPTVTEALKKRLPEVGLHWENIYMGAIHSHNSIGGWAPGLVGQLIAGGYDEKIVTRITDGVLTAIRQAQRTMAPVQIGFSQTDASDLIYNRIGNAGPTGPLDGAVRLLKLQKPTGESALLCSFAGHATLFDGSNGDYLSRDYPGSLVDRLEKKSASFAVFLAGAVGSTGPKATGSTDFQEIRNYAGALATRIERTVPQIQTHSDSTLALLTLPLGLREPHPRVIGNWRVRPWLFYAIYGDYPSDLKALRIGQTVLLGTPCDFSGELAAELNPLATKKGVNLMVTSFDGGYIGYVTPDRYYNRQTYETRDMNWFGPYNGAYFQEMMVGLLKKL
- a CDS encoding ferritin-like domain-containing protein; the encoded protein is MNLFNIISEIEQVDAEAADRYSFYSRRNLLRVGSNLAAAAIPTFFAATANQAFAQSAGPSQAAVDVLNYALTLEYLEDEFYRLGRNASGLIPTTDRAIMDQISKHEAAHVALLKGALGSVAVAKPTFKFPADAFTNYQTFLTLAQAFEDTGVRAYKGQAGALINDKAILQVALQIHSVEARHASEVRRLRGQKGWVSDTSATTTMQAGVDLKTLTGKPESAIREAFDEPLTKDQVLAIVKPYLA